A segment of the Carya illinoinensis cultivar Pawnee chromosome 1, C.illinoinensisPawnee_v1, whole genome shotgun sequence genome:
CTGCTGCTCTAcgaacatatatttatattcaacaagttacaatccaaacaaattTAGAATACTACGTTTTATTTACACGATAATATATGGGAAAATGCTAGTACGACATATGATTTGTACCGAAAGTCTTTgccgaatttttttttaaattattcatttatttatttagtgattaaataagtgttttaaaataaatatgtgattttttttatttttaaaaaatatctaaatagtttaaaaaatggttaaaaaaaaagagaaaaaagaaaagaaaagaaatgaactgaTCGGTAGGAATTTTAGTGAAAAGTTTATGTGGACGTAGCAACGTCCATATATATGTCtacacaaaatgataaaaataagacACGTCGTTATTGGATGGACTAATCATGAAGGTTATAGCTAGCCAGCCAGCTAGTTGGCAGGACAGATGGCAgactttttgttctttctttttttaagaattgTCAATAAAGTTAGaaatgttataaaactttcttggagagagagatagagagatagagttcagagaagttatgaaacttatgaatttcttaaagaattcaacgatatatatgcgcttacaaagggaactatgctagcttactatatTAGTACTATGCtaacactatgcactgtgcatatgtcggctatttactatgccagtactatgctggcactatgctagcactatgcactgtgcatatgtcgaccattcactatgctagtactatgctagcactatgctgacactatgctgacactatacactgtgcatatgtcggccattcactatgccagtacTATGTTGGTACTATGCATTTGACAACTatataaatgtggtcatacaattcaagatagtttataacacttcccctttggatgaccatatttaaagaatatgcctcgttaaaaccttgccaaggaaaaaccctgtgggaaaaaaccaatggcgaaggaaaaagagtacagtattcatgtgtatcgccgagtgctttaggattgcctcattaaaaccttgcaaaggaaaacccagtgggataaaaccttagcgaatgaaaaagagtacaatcagcacaagtcttcaagacattacttcccctgaaaagtgcatgataacagatcttcaaacctccgcattccaatgttctgcataatcttcttaaatgttacagttggtaatgctttagtgaataaatctgccagatttttacttgaccataccttcttgatatcaatttcaactttcttctcatgaattgcaatgatcttcttgtgtgtatctgaaagataactcgtatctgtacatccaactaactgtggacttgatccatggtgataaaataatcacaactggatctttctgctcatcactactcttctggagttgtactcttctggagttcttgtaaataacacagttagtggagaattcatcaacattaaaccgctaacctcattttttaataaaaacggtggccagccttttaagatcagacaagcaccgcggattttcaactcctctgtaggtgtcaggcgtgctgtcaggcgccgccgcagagctatgaagttatatttcgtctcttttctcttgcttcacgagagatgctgtatcataattttctctataaaagagatattcagctcatcttcattcgcatctcattttcttcaattttctgtaatcatactgtaattttactctgcaatctctttctgcattcttatcctgcaatctctctctgtattcttactctgtaatggctcagcgatcttctcatggccaatatatgaggtactttgcacctcgttcatcagctgttcctgcttctaccacaggtgctatcatacAATATAATGATATGACTCATAGGttagataatgaagctatctatgagcttgtgagtctcggtacccgatactcatcatccattgtcgcattttctcagcgactgcaatccagaacttgtggagttgacaatctccacgagaatattgctatacttcagcgacttcttctggagtccaacatgaagataaaatcaataaagcaagagaataggaatttaaaatccttgcttaaatcttcttttcgattgcccacccctttagatagggatgccatgcagattcttgaagaacaagagcatttaaagaatgaggcaaagtgcctcaaatttctgtaattcttgcttcaagataataaaataatctttcacaaatattcatatttgtgtatcTATCATCTGGTAGATTTCTGTGCgctcatttttatttcttctttaataatgcacacttcatatcaaacccataatatgaatctgaaatactaattgtattaaaagatggtatttcatgactaataacatcatccatcttccccttgaagccgcaagggtttcagatttgtatttcaaatatgtgcagttttcatgagctcttctggaacctcaatgacatttaaatcatatatataaactgcaataatagcttgtttccatttgcgtttagattgctttagatcatataaggatctttgaaacttgatagaatacatatttccagatgtattcatattaaaagcttcagacattttctatcattcagggattttcatatatatatatatatcatgaaccaatgatccatataaatatgcagttaatcatgcatatccatactctcggtaactttcaagctaataaaaatctcaatatgatttcaaccactttaaaatcatatcaatattgtttcttcgagaaactaacttgtgatttctatatcacattttcatattaaaagcttcaggcttttttatatcatgtatataaatatccactgatatttaacaaaaatcacttctttaggtgtttggatttcaagtccatatttatcacattttacttagtgatatcaattctgcaggaattgagaaactgactcgtgatttatatatatcacatttttatttcctttccataaatacccactaacattcaacaagcatcacctctttaggtgtttggactataagtcccgatgcatcatattttactagtgaatcaattctgcagaaattgtttctttcaaatttggccaatattttacgtcgtattcttcgatgattcttgattcactttcatcattacttctggtaatatcaattgccatctcatatggaaatacgttgtcgacaacgatttcatttctatccataatttctccattattcatgaaatgtaacgagatctcgttattttcaggtacctgtccctcttcaagggaagacattttcatgaaaaacctcttcaggaggcactcttcaggagatttatactcttcaagagtttatataggagaattttatacagaaaatttggatggattttattgcttgttctgtgggtatggccttttcaggagcaccaaattatttgtgcttttctcttttgagatgctctatcttttgtatcaatatgtCTTACATGCCTTTAAatatgtctttagactgctgaatttcttaattgtcctacagggacttcaatccttgctgggattttagcagctagaatatgagacatttttatcttattgcatccaaaatttaattatcatctgaacttctggttcacatatgataatcaagataacgttgaataatttcatcttatttgcttcaagcaaatttttctttccacttctggtggtaagactttatagtaaaagaattttctggttcttttatggacgtccatatgaaaatcattcgacttatcgtaattgattttggatgatcaagataaccatgaaaagatataaatattttgaatcatatcaccttttgatgcatcataatatttgattcaataatttgtataatatcatctcaaagagaaagcttacagcttttccaatacgagcttctggcccgaaaagatattcattatcacgtccaatctcttagtttctttgaatgaaacgcattattcttttcacttcagggaatagaatgatataaattcattatcattcacttcagggaatgatatagatctagtaagacgtgactaatgattcttattaaaaactcattattttgttcagtcactgaaagacctgatacaaatttataatatattgtgaacgtttacattttatattgctacttcaggagcatactcgatattgctacttcaggagcacattcgagacgttcattcaaatatatatttttccacaatttcaattatgcaacttcaggtgtataaatcataatgagcttttggtacaagtatcactcatatgagatactcaataaaattattgatttagagcgatccttcagggatgctccatttccattctcagataaatcatatcatcaataatttataacaagtataaaagaataaataaaactttcattactacaaaatattgcagaatataaaaatattttataataagataaaggaaatacattaattaaaaaggaacactttcatgatcaactctaccactagaatcctcaaagaaatcagaaacatcaagacttataatatcttctccatctatagaatctaaagcatatgatggttcagtaaaatttgtttcaaatttctttgttttttcttttatagaagattggtataagtcaaccaagtgcttatttgtacgacagatacgagcccaatgtccagtcataccacatctatggcatccatcttcatctttctttaaaaatttgttttggggaccattgcccttctctgagttgaaccacttctggtggtacggtgtatatctattattgtcccttttagtgtggtcacttctaggacctccactttcatagtttttcctaccacgtccacgccctcgttttctttgaaaagatgcaccattcgcttctgagaatgatataaatctagtaccattcacttcaggaaatgatatagaaccagtaggacgtgactggtgatttcttaataaaagctcattattttgctcagctaatagaagacaagatataagttcagaatattttttaaactttcgctctcgatactgctgctgcaggagcacattcgaggcatgaaaagtagtatatgtcttctctaacaagtcatcatcagtgactttttcaccacataatttcaatagcgagctaattttaaagagtgcagagttatactcactaacactcttgaagtcttgcaacctcaggtgcatccaatcatgacaagcttttgggaggattacagttttctggtattcatatctctcccttaaatcattccacaaaataagtggatctttcaccgttagatactcagtttttaattcttcatgaagatggtgccgaaggaaaatcattgccttagcacggtcctgcaggaacccttgatttccttctttaattgtatttccCAGGTTCATCgtatccagatggatctcagcatcaaggatccaagataaataattttttccagaaatgtcaagagcaacgaattccaattttgtaagatttgacattttttacatatataaatcaggaatataaaaatatattgaaaaacttacttgaagtagaggactactagcttcaaaatcgtcagaactttcgtgctgataacgtgttataaaactttcttaaaggagagagagatagagagatagagctcagagaagttatgaaacttatgaatttcttaaagaattcaacgatatatataggcatacAAAGGAAACTATACTAGCTTACTATGTtagtactatgctgacactatgcactatgcatatgtcggccatttactatgctagtactatgctggcactatgctaacactatgcactgtgtatatgtcggccattcactatgccagtactatgctgacactatacactgtgcatatgtcggccattcactatgccaatactatgctgacactatgcatttgacgactagataaatgtggtcatacaattcaagatagtttataagaAAATGTTAAATCACACTGTCAATCATTATCTTCGATCATTATCTCGCCTCAATAGTTAAAAATCTATGAATTATTAAGGTCTGGTTTCGAATCTTGAATAATGAACGCATTTCTCGTTGTCTTATTTcattatatctttttttttcttaatatttaaattttataaatataaaaattttttaattttaaaatttaatttttttcctaattattacttaatcattataatttttataaactttaaaaaatatataaaaaataattgaactttttcaaaatttaaaataaaaataatattaaagaaatttattttaataatattttaattttataatatttaaatatttaataaaacaatttaatttttattagtatattaaaaataaaaggggactaagtaaaataaaaaaattaaaataatgtaaCTTTAAACTTAATATTAAGGAGTTAAGTAGCATTTTTCTATAccctattttatattaaattgtcCATGTCAACATTGctttcacaaattttattttttaaaatattgtgatAGGCTAACCACTCATTcacaatttttaatataataatatttttttattatatttaaaaacatcaaatcaaaagtaaaaataaaaaataaatgtaaaataatattattttattttatatataattctatacAAATGGTTAGTTAGTAGTAATTTTATCACTTTCCTATTCGCAAATCACAAATATACTGATATATAGAAATGGCAGCAATATGAGAAAATTTCAGAGATCAAAGCTGCGGCAATCATCCCAGATAGGTAGATGGGGTATTTGACTCATAGCTGCGGCAGCATGCACAAGGCTCATGATGATCACTAGTCTAGTCCACCCTCCCAAGTCAACGTTTCCTTctgtatatacatacatatacatatagttATTTGCATATCGGAAACTCTCATCTCGAGCCTTTTCAGAGAGAGCAGGAGCAGCAATTTGCAGCAGGAGATTTATCCCGAATTATTAAGCAAGTGAGTCCATTTCCCTTCACTAGTTAAAAAACACTTAAGACAGCAAGGCCATTTAATtaacctttcttcttttctgCTTTCTTTTGTGATTTTCTTCCTCTAACATACTAAAACATTTGGCCAGTTTTTTCTGTTCTGCAAAGCctaatgaaagaaaacaatagtTTACATTGCTTAGCATCTCTTCTTTTTAATATTCACTTTAAATGGTTCTATTCATATTCTGAGGTGCTAAAGCTGAACTATCTGGGAACTCCATGGTAGAAGCTGTACTATTCTATATGCATGGATAGTTATTTTACAGTTATAAGATCAATCGGTATATGCATGGATTTTACAGTTTTTGTTGagttttggcttgatttcctgctgaaagATGTGTTTTTTGGGGTTTGCTACAGTTCCGCTACAGTTCCGCTACAGtgccgctcgacctccgctcgagcgacgctcgagcgaactcatccagagagttccgctcgacctccgctcgacagtccgctcgagcgaaatcttccagagagtttcgctcgacctccgctcgactgtccgctcgagcgagaatgcaaccctaacgtgcactcgacactccgctcgacgtccgctcgagcgaatgttctgactaacgccttgtgctataaatacatcattttctcttcattttgaagagCCCTTCAGCAGCCAGCttgagagagttttgagaatccttttgtatacaatcctaagagtccattgagtgtattggggctttaggattaaGGATTTTTTGTGATCAATgctcttgtactccatctttttTTCATAGTGAAGTTGtttgaaaccgaccccgacagtggacgtaggctcacattaagctgaaccacttaaatcttggtgttctttgtgtgattgtcatttcttttgttgcttccgctattgtttgcttcaacttagcctttgtttgttcggtccattcccaacaaactggtatcagagcgttAAGCTCTTTGAAATCTTGAGGAATGGctatggcaaagtttgaagtggagaaattcgACGGTCAAAACAGCTTTAGCTTATGGCGCATCAAGATGAAGGCTTTGTTACGACAACAAGGCTTGTCGAAAGCTTTGGAGGGGAAGGTATCCGAGGATTCTCCTGCATCGtcaagagaagaagatgagaaggcacatagtgccattttgttgtcactatcagatggagttttgagggaggttgcTGATGAGGAGACCACTTTCGGTCTTTGGTCCAAGCTTGAGAGCTTGTATATGAAAAAGTCGCTCACCAAccgtttgtatttgaagcagagactatacactctcaagatgagggaaggtactcctatttccgatcatctagatgaatttaataaaactattatggatctaaggaatattgatattaagcttgatgatgaggatcaagcgtTAATTTTGTTGTGTTCGTTGCCGGTATCGTTTGAAAGTTTTGTGAGCTCAATGTTGTATGGTAGAGATACCATCTCCTTGGTAGatgtaaaatctgctttgaattctaaggagttgagaacaaaattgtGTGTACAAGGCATGGACAATCAAGCCAATGGtttgtttgtgaaatattccTCTGGTGGTAGATCTAATGGAAGAGGTTCGGATTATGGTGGGAGTAGTTCCAGTGGTAGCtctaaatttaacaagaaaaatgttaaatgtcactACTGTCATAGATTTGGTCATTACAGGAATGAGTGTCCCAGGTTGAAGGAGGAAAGTAAAAGTTCCTCCAATGTTGTTAGCGTTGAACAATCTAACAACTCTGATATTGTCCTAGCAGTCAGCAGCtctagtggtcactttggtaacAAGTGGGTCATGGATTCAGCTTGTACATTCCATATGTGTTCCAGGATAGATTGGTTCACTACCTATGAATCAATCAACGGTAACTTCGTTTTGGTTGGAAATGATATGGCTTGTgatattgttgggattggttcgGTTGAGATTAAGATGTATGATGGAATCGTTAGAACCTTGTCTAACGTTCGGCATATtccatctttgaagaaaaatcttatatctttggGCATTCTTGACTCCTTTGGTTACCAATATTCAGCTGGAGGTGGAGTCATTCGAGTCTACAAGGGCTCTTCGGTGGTAATGACAGGGAAGAAGATAgatggtctttattttcttcagggCAGTACAGTGATTGGTGGAGCACCTTCAGATGTTCCAGATTCAGGTATTACtcatttatggcgcatgtgattGTGCCATATGGATGAATGAGTATGGTCATTTATGAGTAGGCAATTTTTTGCTTAGTGTAATCAGAAGACAGAAAAacttgatttgtttgtttgcattgtattcttGTAAAGCAGTGCTGAATCAGGTTTTCTGGAGTTTGTCTTTGTGATTTTTTGGGGGTACATCTAGTGTGATGTGGTGCCCTGtttgtactcatatttgttgatgACCATTTGAAGAAGAGTCTGGATttgttcatctttgttttgtgatgtgtttgatgtgttcaagCATTTGTGAAGGCTAGTGATCTACAGACAAGAAGGTAGAGCGTTGTTCATACCATACAATTGGGTCCACTCCACAGAAATGGAGTAGTTGAATGGAATGAGACGGACTCTTGTGTGAGAGCCCGTAGTATGCTTTTGGATTTGCCAGGCTTGTCTACAGATTTGGGTGAAGCGGTCAACACAACTTGCTATTGggtgaaccttctcttctttacaacttgtttttcagttgttgtTTCCACAGGAAAGGAGAGCATGGTTATAGCAAGAAGGTGGAGTTGCTGGGAGAGTTTCACAACAGAGTGCAGGTGGTACTCTAGATCATGCTATTGaaattaagtatgattttgataTTGGCATTGGCGTACAGTGAGAGCAAGTCTACAGTTTCATCTGGTAGATAGAGGAGACAGTTTAGTCACCTTTGGGATATGCTCGTGCAGACTTTGGGGTGTTCTTACTTTGGCAGAGAATATTTGTTGTTAGCCTCTGTGTGTATTCAAAAGCCGTTGCTCAAGTAAGCAGTCTGTTCAGTGGTGCGTTGCCTTTTGTGTGAAGATGTTGATTCTTCATTAGGACCAAGCTTGTGATTTGGTCAAGATTGTCTATGGTGTTGAAGACTTTTGGGTGGAAATTGAGTTCTTCAAGGATAGACGTTGTGTTCGGGGTTTTGTGATTCCCTTTGGTGATTTGTTGGTGGGAATCGGTTTCTTGGTTAATGGTTTTTTGTTTAGGCTTGACGGAATtcaagccaaggtggagatttgttgagttttggcttgatttcctgctgaaagATGTGTTTTTTGGGGTTTGCTACAGTTCCGCTACAGtgccgctcgacctccgctcgagcgacgcttgagcgaactcatccagagagttccgctcgacctccgctcgacagtccgctcgagcgaaatcttccagagagtttcgctcgacctccgctcgactgtctgctcgagcgagaatgcaaccctaacgtgcgctcgacactccgctcgacgtccgctcgagcgaatgttctgactagcgccttgtgctataaatacatcattttctcttcattttgaagagCCCTTCAGCAGCCAGCttgagagagttttgagaatccttttgtatacaatcctaagagtccattgagtgtattggggctttaggattaaGGATTTTTTGTGATCAATgctcttgtactccatctttttTTCATAGTGAAGTTGtttgaaaccgaccccgacagtggacgtaggctcacattgagctgaaccacttaaatcttggtgttctttgtgtgattgtcatttcttttgttgcttccgctattgtttgcttcaacttagcctttgtttgttcggtccattcccaacagTTTTGATAGTTATTTTTGGCATTGCGGTTTCAATAGTTACtatatcttaattaatttttattattttagtattCTTCTGACTTCTAAGTGTGTGAGtagatctatttttatttatgttttattttttaaaaagcaaGTAAGATTTAAGAGCTTCACAAAGAActaatacataaccaaaattacccGCCTGATCCCAATAGCAATATTAGAATTTTCATTCTCCTTTTACCAGAGTAAAATTCGCACTCAATTCATCGACTTCTTAATATATGATCACCCAATCTAGGTGCTTTTCCACTAGCAAAGGAATTGCCTACTATTTCCATTCAATTCAGCTGCTTTTTCCATTTTGAAAGCCAGAAtagaaagataaataataatcaCCCCCAATGAAAAATGGAACCTAAGCCACAGTACTAAAAATATCACTCGCCTATTGTATTGCCTAAGCAAAATAAATGGAAAGGAAGAAACAAGAAGATAGATGGATGGATGATTTCTAGCTTAAGCACCttgattatattatattagtggAAAGGTCTGTCTAACagacatttcatttttttaatgtagacTTTAATAAATCAGCTAGTGAAATTTGTATGCAAATACTTGGAACAGATCTTGTACTATTTCTTTAGAATATATATGAGCCTACGTACACTGTCCATTCGTTTAAAAAAAAACGCTTTTGCATTTTTATCAGAAATTTGTTAATCCTAGTGTGAATTTTGTATGCTTTGTATTAGAAACGGAGACTTGCACTATTTCGCTACAAAATAATGGATGGAGATGCTCTCTCTGCTTATATTAAAGCTTTTGACGAAAAGCTAGATGGCTTGACTCCAATTAATGCTGAAGATCATTGCATATTTAAAGTGCATGAGCAGTTACTTAAGGTAAACGAGAAGGCTTACAAACCCATGCTGCTTGCCATCGGTCCTTACAACGACCATAGCAAGGTTGGCCAAGGGCTTATGGAAGAGCATAAACTGTGGTATCTGAAGCAAATGCGTGAAACGAGAAATGACCGCAGTGTGAAAGAATACATTAAAGTCTTGTGAGAACTAGAAGGGAGAGCCCGTAAATGCTATGTAGAATGCATTAGCCAGAACAAAGAtgagtttgtagaaatgatgctACTTGATGGTTGTTTCATAATTGAGCTGTTCCGCAAGTGGGATGGGTCGAGTCCAAGGGATGGACATGATCCAATCTTCGAACTGGATTGGATGCTTCCTAAAATAGCTCGCGATCTActgttatttgaaaatcaacttCCATTCTTTGTTCTGAGTAAATTATTCTTGATGATTGAGAGTAGCCAAACACCACTTCCCAACCAATCCGAACATTTAGGAGAACACCCCATCGAGATTGAGCAGAACAATGAAATTACCTCTTTTGAAAGCTCAACCTCCATAGATCAGAGTGTCCAGATCAGACGATTTGGTGATCTTGCCCTTCTTTTTTTCCATGGTTCATTACCATTTCAATGGAATGTCAATGGATCAAGTTCTTATTCAATCAAAGATACCAAGCATCTACTTTCTCGGCCGCATAAAGCTATCACTCCTCCAGTTGCAAAAATTGTATATGAGCATCTACAGGTTGGAGACAAATTCAAGAACGCAAATTTTAAGCATCTACTTGATCTGATACATACAATTATCAGGCTTTCAGTACTTGATATGGAACTACACCGTGCCAAAAAATGTCAAGAGGTTGGAGTCAAATTCAAGAAGGGagacatatttaaaaatttgtttggcCTGATAAGTAGAGTTGCAAGTCCTTTACTTGCAAAAATGGAAAATATGAAGAAGGGCCGTAAGAAAAAGTCAAGAAGTTATGCCATAGAGTTAGAGGAATCTAAGCTTCCATATAGTCGGAAGAGGATTGAAGACTGGAACTCAATACCGTATGGAACGCAACTTCGAGAGGCTGGAGTCGAATTCGAAATGGCAGAGAAATTTAAAGACTGGAACTCAATACCGTATGGAGAATTTATTATGGAAGTCAATAATACCTGATGCCATTGCATTTCAAGAGGCTGAAATTGAACTCGACCAGGCATTGGCATTTTTGTTTCCACTTTTTCGAAGTAGTAATGAAGACAA
Coding sequences within it:
- the LOC122293988 gene encoding UPF0481 protein At3g47200-like codes for the protein MMLLDGCFIIELFRKWDGSSPRDGHDPIFELDWMLPKIARDLLLFENQLPFFVLSKLFLMIESSQTPLPNQSEHLGEHPIEIEQNNEITSFESSTSIDQSVQIRRFGDLALLFFHGSLPFQWNVNGSSSYSIKDTKHLLSRPHKAITPPVAKIVYEHLQVGDKFKNANFKHLLDLIHTIIRLSVLDMELHRAKKCQEVGVKFKKGDIFKNLFGLISRVASPLLAKMENMKKGRKKKSRSYAIELEESKLPYSRKRIEDWNSIPYGTQLREAGVEFEMAEKFKDWNSIPYGEFIMELLQQSLKRVVKFKKAKQRTTFAIQFSNGELEISPLRIEDETETFLRNLIAYEQYDPNKDSSYVTNYMCFMDDLIDSPKDVELLRQKGIIENWLGEDKIVSTMVNKLGHHVSLSPSKSIYVKTSIDMNKHCAKRWNVWMAKLRHNYFNSPWALLSVLAAILLLGLAITQTVFSIIN